The genome window TGGACAGAGGAAAAGGGAAGGCAGGACTTTGCTGCAGAGCTGTGGGATGAATGTAGTTCTTCCCTGGGCAGCCTGGGAGTGGGAAGGTCAGAATGACTCATGTGGCCTTCAGGATCAAGCCAACCAGGATTTAGGGACAACCCAAGAGGTCTTTAGCCCTCTGGCGTAATTTAGACATGTTTTGGAAGAGTACGAGCTCCATATCCGAGATGAGATTTAAGACTTTCAGTGCAGATAGTACAAGCCATTTCTTCAGGGTTCCTCTGGGGGCAGCTCCTTCATGAGGTCCCACCTCCGGGGAGGGGCACAGGGCTCTAGATAGTAAGCACTTAAGGCAAACAGTGGATGGCACCAACTTTTAAAGGTGACTCTATTAATCAATGGCTTCAcctctaaattatatttttacagaTATGCACCTATGCAACTTAACGTGGCTCTTCTAAGCAGGTGAGGACTTCCTCCTCAATGctctctataaaaattatttgtgttcTATATAGTGAGTTTTACCAGTAAATGTGgcttaatattttaattcttagaATGTGTCTTCTCTACGTGATGCGactaaattctgttttgtttgtggAATGACTAGCACAGGCcgactccctctctccctcacttAACAAAAGACCAATGAGCTGTTAATCGAGCTGTTATCTCCATGGTATTACTTGCTAAATGCACTGATTTCTTAAGTATGTGGAATCCTTTTCCTTTTGAATCTGTATATCATATATAAGACTGAATCTACTTAATAAACACTGAACAACAAACGGAATGCTCTGCTTCCACTGTGTCCTATCAACAGCAGCACTGCCTGCCACTTCTCATCCTTCCTCATCTAGTTGGGCACCGAAACATCTTTCTACTAGTAGATTCCACCTTTTCCTAGCCAATAGTATGGCACACAGAAGGTCCTCAGTACATTTTCTAGAACAAAtaaacctgtaattccagcacctcaTCTGttagaaagggaaggaaatgaaCCTTTCCCAGGTGCCCTTCAGCTGCTGAGCACAGGCAGAACTCTCATGCACTGTTTTAAATCTCAGCCCCCTTATCTGCCACGTGCAGACACAGAGGCACACGGGGTACACGCCTTGCTGAAATTCAGTGACCAGCAAAAAACTTGTAGCTTTTCCACAACCTCTCACCCTAGCACATGGGCAACTGACTGAAACCAAATTCTCGTAACAATCCCTAAGCGCTAATTTGGAAAACTGAGCAAACATGATCCCTGGTTCTGAACCTTCAGTGCTGAACTTTCCATTCTATGCAAAACCCTGGATCCCACCGTGAAGGAAACAAAAGGGCTGCTTTTCCCAAAGATACTTATTTGTGCTAATGTTTTTTCATCCTGTATGTATGGTTTAGGTTAAGCTTTAAGGAAAAATTGTAGGAATATGGCTGGGAACAAACGTGATCATGGATTTAAAAACAACTTAGGCATGTTAAAAGCATACATTTGACTgctaaaattgtgtgtgtgtatatatatacacacacacacatttatggcAGTTCTTATTAAaaccttgatttttaaataacgACATAAGAATCCTTTTTCTCATAGAAATTCTGTGCAGTAgccaaatatataaaatggagaAGGGCATGATTTTGGGGGCTGAGACTCACTGAGAGACAGAAGACGACGGCCCTTGACACTTTCCTTTTGCTGAAGGGCAGCAAATCCTCAGTTAATACCACggaaattccttctcctgcctaaaaTGATCACCACTGAGACTCCTCAAACTATTAAGACTATTAGAAACCCACAACCTGGGATAACAGCTCCAGAACACGGACCCCGCTGGCCTGCTGGCCAGCCCCGCAAACACTTACCTCCTTCCACAGGAAATACTGCAGTCCACCAGAGCACTGAGATTCCCAGGAGAAATTGCCTGAGGGCAGAAAAGTGCTACCTTATTCTAGTCTAGCTTCTTTAAATGGGGTTCCACACCACTGTTGTTAACAGTGGATAAAAGACTTCATCAAATGGGAATGTCCCCTCAGAAGAGTGAACTAAAATGTATTCAATGACAAAACAGGCAAACCTCCCTTcatgaaaaacaggaaaacatgCATATGCTATTTTTCCAACTTAAAACGCACTAGGGAAGCTTAGTAGTtacatttctttgcaagaagaatcttTGCAAAATCCTATCTTCCCTTAATTGATCTTCTGTATAAACACAGATTTTATTAGGTTTATTCTcagccagtggttcttaaacaAAGGGCGCCAGCTGCCTAAGGAGCTGGTAAATCCTGACACAGTATGCAAAACTTTGtgaggccaggtgtgctggcgggaagatcacttgaggccaggagttcaacactagtctgggcaacagtctctacaaaaaattttaatattagctgggtgtggtggcacgtgcctgtagcctgagctacttgggaggatgaggtggaaggatcactggagctcaggagttcgaggttacagtgagctatgatcacgccactgcactccagcctgaaaagAGTGAgagtctgcaaaaaaaaaaaccccaaaaaactttGTATGTGCATTCCATGGGGGGAGAGTTCCCAAAAAAAGGTTAAGACTCACCCATATCAGGTAACACAGCACTGACAACTGTTGTTCTCACAGGGCGTTCGTCTATGGCTTGCAGTAGAGATGTTCATTTTAGGCTTTCAAATTGACCAGAGACAAGAGGAAGCATGGGGGTGTTGTCCAATTTTGGAGCAATCTCCAAAGTTCCACATCCTGCCCCTTCCATGGCTTCAAACAACACCCACACATGAGGGCAACACAGCTTGGGTCCCCTCCTCTCAGGGAGACAGGGCAGGCAGATGCTTTGGCCATCAAGACCCCTGATGGATGCAGGCGGCTCTATTTAGCatgcacacatacgcacacacccCTCTAACACAGTCTTACAGCAGGCTGGATAGCAAATAAATGACACCTTGCCAGGCCAGTACCATTCTTCTTGtattctgaaacattatttcccTTGTCCTTTGGACCATAAGCAAAATAAGCCTTCCTGACCAAATATTCAGTCTAAACTCAGGACTACACTCAACCTTTGGTCAGGTCTGTGGCCTGAGACCAAAAGCCAGGGTCCAAAGTGACTTCACAGACTGCATCACCCCTCAGCGCAGTGGGCACAAGGCCTACATCCTGACAGCTCCTTTCTGGAGCAAGAGTGAAGTAGGTGGCAGTAGCTGTATAAATTTCTACTATAAGTTCATCTAACAATTGTCTTGGCCTGCTGTGAACTAATAGTCATTATGTGCTAGGTGGCAGGCACTAACAACCTCAGGAAGTAGGAACTATTATACCCATTCACAGATGAGAGTTGGGAGCGTGGTTGAATAACATGGCCCAAGAACACAGAGCTGGCACGTCGCAGAGGCTGTACTCTAGGAACTCACTACACTATTCTGCCTCCCTGAGGAGAGGCAACAGGCATTGGAAGGTCCCGATCTGGGACCGTAATGCATTCTGAGCTCATTCTGAGCTCCTGCAGACATTAAGTGGGTAAACGGATTCTGTGACACAAGGACATATCACCACCACCAGGCAGTTGCTCAGTCACCACAGGGCCTCTGAACCATCAATTCTCAAAACTGCATGTCGATCAAACGACAGCAATACAAAATGGCAGCTTGAACTCCCCAAAGGATATCCCACCACAAAGTTTTTCCTCCAACTCAcaggaaaaaattaatgaatatatgTTTAAACTTCCATCATTTTGCGCTTTTGGCTTATTTATATAcgaataaaattatttctgataagcACAAAGTCAATGTATTTACGTACTCTAGAGACGTCCGAGGACTTCTCAATCAAGAAGTCAATCCCTGAAGCACGTCATCTACTCAGGCTCACTCAACTAGCATCAGACACCCCACTCTGGGCCAGCACCTTCCTCTGCCACCAGAGGTGCTTGTGGTTAAGGTTTTCCAAGGTCAGAGCTAGTCACCCTCCCACAGAAGACCCCTAACCATTAGGAAGCCACTTGGCAACCTCAAGCTCAGTGAAGCTGTTTGGACGAGTTGCTGCAGAGGGATGTCACAGTTTGTGACTCGCACTCCCAAGGGGAAACATTCTCATTGCTCTCAGTAGATTGCTGACTGCAGTCTATGTGGTGAAGTCCGCCAAGTCATGAACAGCTAAAGACCAGTGAAGCTGCCAAGTCATTCCTTTTGGACTAACCTCCCAAAAGAAGAGCTCCAAGTATAAGAACAGTAGCTCCAGAGCCAAGGTGAGGAGAGCTGGCGTCTACCCCTTCCCTTCCAGCTCAGCACTCCAGCTGACCTTCCCACACCAGCAAGGCAGCCACAGATGACTGAGACCACAACTGCAGGTTGTACGGGTTTATTGTTCCAATACCACAAGAGACATACAGAAGCAGTGCTTTCTCTGGGCAGCCCCATGGACCAGATCAGTGTCAAACTGTACCCTTGAGTGTCCCCAAAGGTTCCAGCGGAGGGAAGAAGAGGACTGGACATGCTTGGGCCCCTGTTCCCGGTCTTTGGTAAACAGACGCTTAAGTTGACAACTTGGACTTGGCCAATACTGCATTCTAAATCACCATATCATTCCCAACTTGTCACTCATGCTTCAGATGACGAAAATGCCacatcaaatgagaaaaaaaccttTCAGATAACATAAGACTTGAAGTCATACAAATTTGATACTTGACCTAAATTAAGCAAGAACCCTCAACTCTGTAATAAGTCGAAATACAAGATATAAGGCAGGAAACAAGGcaagggaaaaacacacacagggGCATCTACTTGCTGGAAACATGTTGGGAGAGAGGCAGGAGCAGGCATGGCTTTGTTTCTTCCCAAACCTGCCTGATGTCAAAAGTACGTCAAAAGGAGCCTCACGGTCCCAGGAGAGCATGGTCCCAGGTATTGCTGTGACAGGTGGTAACCCTGGAGCCAGATCTGGAAGGCCTTCCTGGGGGCTGCCCAGGGAATTCACCCATGAATCCAGAAGCACTTAACACTGGTGGTGGTGATTTGTCACATATGGCAGCGAGCAGCCATTAAGACTGTAGGAGGAGAGATGTGAAAAGCAAGATGCGTTTGCTCGGTGGCGTGTGGGCAGGCTGACTGTGGCTCTGCAGGCTGCAGCAGGTCCAGCCGGTGACCCGACAGGGCATCAGGCAACCTGGCAGGTCACAAGTCAATCATTTCACCCTCACGTCGAGCAGCACAGCACTCAGTGGCTCTGACAACAGGTGTAGAGAAGGAGATTACACCACTTTAATGCAATGATGCTGAAGATGTAAAATTAGGAAGAGACGTTCACGTTCTCTGTACAATACATCCATTTACAGAATCAGCCAGTACTGTGTACAACATATAAATACATGTTAAAACATTAGAGGTGCATAGAGCATACTTACAGAAGCCAAAAAGTTCACTTTATACATCcaagaataaagagttaaaaatataaaaataagaaacacacACCGCTTTGAAATGTAAAATGACTTTCACATACACAGGTGCGTGGAGATGCCCACTCCCATAGGGTCCAAAGTGACAGGGAGGATGTCAAGCAGAGGAATTCACCTGCAAACGTCTGGACGGCTGACTCACAAGGTCTACAGATGGCATTTTCATAGGAAAGACAACCCTATTCCCCAACCCCATTGTCCAAGCAGAGCTATTCAAGGTTCCAAATGATCCTGTGGGTTAGTGGATCACACTGAGACAGAAAAGTTCCAAATTTGCTTCAGCAACAGAACCAAGGTCAAACTTGCTCCGTCAACTGGCAAATGACTCAACTGTGACCCTAAGGTCAGCAGGTGCACCAGCCCCCTGGTGGGCAATGCTGGGAGTTACTTTAACCCTGTGCTGGCTTCTTTCCTGGCCATCAACTCCCCAaagtagcagaagaaaagatggcAGGGAGGGGGCAGTGGAAGACTGGCATTTCTACTTAGTTCAGGTAGGTTAACTCCCTTGGTGGAGAACGCAACCTTCTTGCTTCAGTTTCAAGTCCCTCTGGGAGTCAGGCagtccccccaccccctgcaaccCCACTCCGTGCCACATCAGGCTGTGTCTTGCAGGAGAGCTCAGGCTGGCTGGCCTTGGGCAGCCCAATGGGTTATACCCAGGAAACCCCTCCAGCAAGACCAGAAGGGTCACCAAGTGACAGAGGGCTTTAGCAGTATAAATTTTGGGGGAAGGCAAGAGTGCTCCTGCCTAAAAAGAGTATTGTATCAATGATATTCTGTATACAGATTTAAGATCAATCATTATCAAAATACACACACTAAATATACAATGTTTCCCATGGCCATAATTTATTATCTCACCACAAGGCACAATACACAGAGCTTTGAGGGTCCAATACAGTCATCGTGACAGAACGCACCGCAGCCTTGGCACATGATCATGGCTTTCAGGCTGCACGCACACTGGAGCGAGATGCTTTCCACCGTGCTGCTGTCAGTGAACATTTGCAAGGAAAGGGATGCACTGTGGCTCGCACCAAAGTTTGCTTTGTGGCTCAGCTGCACCACACTTCCAGCAAGGCCTTTGGGAAAGGTGGGAGAGCTAGAGGAATAATTAAAGCTGGTGGAACTCAGTTGGAGTTTAGAAAGCTTCCCATAAAATGCCTGCTTGATGCTGAGttgggaggggagagaagaaggCTCCAGAGGCTCACTGAGCCCTTTTCCTGGCTCTCGGGGTAATTTCCAGAAGGGCAAGTCCATGACAAAGGGCATCCCTTGCAAGTGACCCATCAGTTCCAGAGGACTATGCCCAGTAGCTTTCCTGTTCTCGGCATTTGCCTTAAGAGGACCCCCCACAAAAGTCTTCTCATTCTTGACGCTGCCAACAGAGGCATGTGGCTTTGGAGCCCAGTCTTCCCTTGGAGTCTGTACCCCACCAGACATGGAGTTTGTGCTTGGTCCCAACTTCCCACTGGGAAAAACTGGAGGGATCTCAGCAGGCAGAGACATCGGGTCCGCAGGCCTGGGGCGCTGAAGGGTTGCAGCCACATTCCCAGAGCCAAAAAGCTTCTTCCCTTGGCCTGTAACATTGCTCTGATCACCCAGGGCCCGACCTGTCTGCTCTGGACCAAAGGAGATCACATTTGGAGATGAGAAACGAGGTGTTCTCGAGGTAGCAAGATCTCCTGGGCTCTTGCCTGGAGCAGCATTTGAATTACTGTCCTGTGACATGGCACAGACTTCCTTCTGATCTTCACAACTAAAGGAAGAGAACTGCTCTTTGGAATCCATTTCTTCCAGTTTCCTAGAGGATGTAATGGGATTTGTCACTGGATGGAGAGAGTCAAAACTTGGGACTGCTCTAGAATTCTTTTGGGGTGCTCCAGGAGCCTGGGTGGCCTCAATCCTGGCAAGACCAGTGCCTGTTTCACAGCTATCTGGTAGAAGAGGCTCCTTCAAAGCCCTTAAAGAACTGGGGCTGCTTCCACCAACCATGCCACTGTTTTTTCCAAGACCATGTAAAGATCCCATGCGCAGGGAGCCATGGCTCTGCTCTTTTGTAAGTGGTACTTGTGGGGATTCTGACATGCTGTCATTGTGGGCTGGTGGAAGAACTTTCTCTAGGGGCAAGTTACCTTGCAGCAACTGCATCACAAGTGAGTTAGTGGCCTCCACTGAGGACCCAGGCCTGGACAGGCACACGGCTCTTGGCTGGTACTCAGTATTGGCCAGCAGTAGGGAATCTGGGATCTTTTGGCGGACTGCACATACTCGAGACACCCAGCTCTGAGAAGCAACCATCCCATCTGTCCTTGTAACCAGACACAGGTCACCATTCACCTTGGACAGTGAGGCAGATTGGTTCCAATTGGGTTTCTCATCCTTGTCCACCGAAGATCCCTTTGTCACTGCAGCTTCACTAGTGTCAGCCTCACTGCTGTCCTCCGTGAGGTGACCTTCAAAGTCAGAGGCTGTATCTGTGGACTCACTGTGAGGACTCAGTGCTTCAGAGTCTCCGTTGATTTTCAGCTTTTCAATGTCCACCTGTTGACAGTAACTGCCAGTGCTGTCATTGCCTCCTCGAGATGGCACAGTCCAGAGTGAAGTAAGGCTGTCAGGAGGATCTAGACCCTCCTCGGCTGTCAAATCCCCAGGCAATGCAGGAGGGGTGGGAGCAGCTTTCTCCCACTCCTCTCCAACCTGGGGCTCAACAGATGGTACATGTTCTCTGGATTCTGGTTCAGGCTGTTTCACTACCTCATCATTTGATGAGATGGGTATCCAATGCACAGAACTGTTAGAAATGAGAGCCTTGGTTTTCAAGTTTTCTTGTCTAGTATCACTTTCCCTCATAggagggcatgagccaccaagccctaATTCGTCATCAAATGGTCTGTTCTGCAGGCAATCAGTCGGTGAGGATTCAGGTGTGGAACTGGGGGTCACATTTACAGGATCCTTCATAGTGGGATGACTGTCAAGAGCTTGGCCAGTTCCTTTCTCTAATGTATCATCTCCCACTAGAGACGGAATAAGACCATTGTCTGCGAGAACGGTGGGTCCTCGCTCTTCATCATCACTTTCCCAGGAAGTGGTGCCAGACTCACATTCAGTTCTAACATCCGGATGCAACTGAGGCTGCTCCACTAATCTCTCAGCTACTGAGGTTTGGGAGGACAGTGGGGGCAAGGCCTGGCATGGCTGGTCCCCAGTGGGAGCAATGGGGAGTTGGGAGGCATCTCCTAGCCCATCTGTAAGTCCAACTGTAGCCCTCTGTAGTAGGCAGCTTTCCTCCTTTCTCAGAGAAGGCAGGTCCTCTCTCCTAGCTCTGGACATGGCAGTTCCAGCCTGGGTATGCTCCCCATTTAGAGGATAAGGCGGCAGTAGTTGTGTTCGCTGTAGATCTGACGTACACTTTCCATGGGTGCTCGGGCCTCCCCTGGGCTCAGAGTGGCCACAGgcctcaccaccatcaccactgctgCCGCCTCTGCCACCTCCCTCATCGGTGGCCCCGCCGCCACCTCCACCCGGGCCACCCCCCCCTCCGATGGCAGTGGTGGCCGCCTCTCTATGGCAGTGGTGACCTCTCGCCCCTCGGACCTGCAGAGCACGGGCTTTAATGTCTGCGAGGGTCCTGGCGCCAGTCCAACCCCGGCAGGAGGACTCCGTGGTGGGGATGATCCGGGGGCATATCTGGTAAGTGGGCTGACCTTTAACCACCCAGGGTGGTTTGATACGTGAAAGTTGAATCtgcaaaaaaagaattagaaaacagtTTTAACTGACTGGGTGATCTGACCTAGGGACTGTAAAGCAAAACTAGGATTCTAGTAGCTTAAGGGTCACGACATACAGAATCAAATAATTTccttaaaacaatgaaatcataGTAAAATGGCTGCCATAACACACCATTCAGAGAAGATTCTGCTCAAGGGCTGTTATATGCCACACTTCTAAATTTAATTTCTGGTGGGACTGTGTGAGTCACTACAGCAAAGAATCTAACACCatcttaaaaagattttaaaacccCAAAGGATTTTGACCTCTCAAGATAACTTCAACAGAGTGAACAAAAAAGTGAGGAAGAAAAGAACCTATCTCACTAAACTTGAAGGCTGTCTCAAGCAAACCTCTCATAAAAAGCTCTACATTCCCACATAATTAACTTCAGGGCCCCAGAGTTAAGGGCTCTATAATCTCATGACCCTCAAAGAAAACCTGGCTCCAGGGCAGCCAGGAATCAAACAGTCTCCTACCCGGATGGGCGGGACTTTGGGCTCCTCTTTAGTGGGCTGTGGCTTTTCGGTGTGAACACTTTCAATTGTGTTACGAAAGGACTGACGATCTTCAAGCCGGGGCTTCTTTTCGGGAAAGGATGCAGAGGCCGCCTGCTCAAAGGATTTCCTCTTCTGATCCTTGGGTTCCTGATCCACAGTTTCCTGAGGCAGGCTAGGAATTCTGTCTGGAGATGCAGAGGCACGTGCCAAGTTGTCTGGCTCAGCCTGGATCCAAGAAGCCACAGACTCAACTGGGAATCTGGGACCCTCCGGGTcaggtgctgcagaggatgtgcctggcacatggggaCTGCTCAGCCCTGCTGGGTCAGTCTTAGCCTCCCCATCCTTGTAGAGGGGAACATCTGAGGCCACAGATTTTGCATCCTTAGCAACCCCTGCTTGTTCTGGCTCCTGTTTTTTGTATAGATTCCTTCTGGCTCTGGTTCGGAGATCTGGCCGAGAGCGTTTCTTAAAATGCCCATCTCGCTGTCGGGTGGCTGGACCACGCTGTGTACGCACTGATTCTCCTGGGACACACAAGCCACTTTTGATTTCAGCCTCCTCCTGGCCCACATTCTGCTGCAATGACTCTTCTTTGGTCAAACCCAGcctgcaaatcaaaatcacagccATCAGTTTCAAGCCAGAGTGGACATGTCTGTTTTATTTCTATGAATAATATGGACCCAGAAACACAAGATATCTCAGAACAAAATAAATCTGCGTGGTGCACAATCTAACCATGGAAAAACTTCTGTTAGCTTCACTATGAATGGCATTAAGATAAATCTCCACATTCTTGTCCAACACATAAGTATACACTATTTTGAGACCATCTACCTCTATCCCCTCAAAACCCCAGACCAGGACTCATAGCTCCAACTGCCTTACTTCTGTCCATAGTAGTCTTCAAAGAACTTTTCTTTCCATTGTTccaccttcttttccttctccatttcCTGTCGTATCCTGACTTGCATCTCATGAGTAAATTCGCCTAGGGAGAAATAAACCTCTTCTAGTAAGTGCATTCGGGATAGTAATGTCTGTCTTATGGACAGCTGAATCTCCCAGTTTTAAAACAACACGTCTCTTCTAAAGGCTCTCTCACATCATGCTCTTATAGGGACAGAGCTAACACGTCTACTATAAGGGAAATTCACTCTTCCTTAAAGTGAGACCAAGCAACTCCTTGAtcgaaaaagcaaaacaacaaaagaacCATTCTTATTTCCTGTGTAGATAAAAAGTTAACATAGTAGGTAGGCCTGACTGTTTACTCTTAGAAAGGCCTACTTAAAAGAACAGCCCTTGGCTGACATCTGGGAACTTAGATTTCAGGAGGGTTACCAACCACCCTAACTGATATGAGTTGTTCACTGTGCCTCAATTGTTTATGCAAACAATATGGCTTATGCTGAACACCTGCCTTCCTTTTGGGAATCTGGAATCTGGGTATGTGCCAAGCAGTGGCTTCCTACATGATCAGCCCTTGATAAAAACCCTGGGCACCAAGTCTTTAACAGGTTTCCCTAGTAGACATTTCATACATGTTGTCAGAACTTGTTACTGGGGAATTAAATGTGTCCTGTGTGACACCACTGAGAGAGGACCTTGGAAGCCAACACATGGTTTCCCCTGGACCTCACCCCACGTGCCTCTCCATCTGCTGATTTTACTTTGTATTCTTCTGCTGTAATAAACCGCAGCCCTGTACACATAACTATATGCTGAGTCCTGCTAGCAAATCATCAAACCTAGGGGCATTCTTAGAGCCCTCTCAACACTTTCCccacaaaattaaattaatagaCGCTAACAATCACTCCAAGTGACAATGCCTAAAAAGACAGAGCATGGTGGAGCTTGTCAACTCCACAGTGTACTTTCCTCCACCCTTCCAGACGATGCCATGATTACTGGAATAGGCGTTTATAGTTCTAATGATAAACAGGAGATGATGAAtgagtatatacatacaatatagtGAAAGTCTAAATCTAAACACCCCGTTATTTCTTCAGAGCTGTGTGGCATATTAATACCCACCACATTTATTAGTAATGAGGAAAGCCTGTCTTACACTAAATAACCCTTTGAGAAGAGCGAGCTTGGGTTTTAAATACCAGGAGACATGCAACACCACATGACAGGTGCATCACAAGCCGTCCGAGATGATCAAGTCTACATACCATCAGCCAGGCGCTCCCGCCAGCTCTGAGCCGCATGGGTAAAAAACTCGTTATTTAGTGCACTGCTGCTGAGACGCAACAGGCCATCTGTCCCCACCTAGAAGGATCAAGGGGGAGAAATCctaataaataaacttaaaagagAACAGAAGCCCACCCAGAGAGAGGCAAAGGGGAGGCTGCCCATGTGCACCTGTCTGTCTACTtcaggcaggaggaagaggagctgcTGCTGGAAGTGTGATGGTAAGGCATGGAAGGTCCGAGAGTTGATCAGGGCACGGAGGTTGGTGTTGACAAGAATGGACCCAGGTGTCTCAAAATCTATTTCTTCCCCTCTGTTGCGCTTCATTTGACCTATCATTTTTGAAGCAAGAAGAAGCAAGGTATggatttcagctttttaaaagaaaaaagcaaataccTACTGATGGGAAAACTTTGGTGACAGCACCCAAGCTACCCAGAAGTTATCTGCACACAATCTGCTCAATTGTCCAGTCCATCCTAACCTGTATATTCTTTCCAGGTTTTGGGATTGCATCCCCTCAGACAAAACTCTGTACCGTGCTGTGTCACAGCCTGAAAAGGACACTTCCCGCAGAAAATCAGGCAAGGAGCAGGTTCTGAGCTTCCCTCCAAAGCTGGAGAACAGGCTCCACAAAGCTCAACTGGAGAAATCATGGAAATTGTCTAAAAGTAAATCTAGTTAGTATACTAAAGAAAAATCtgcagaagccttctgtgaatgGGCTGGAGAGGGATGATCTCCATGCAGAAATGTACTAAGGACTGTTCAAAGCCAACTGAGATGCTAATACCTCTCACAGAAGCCTCAGCAAATGCTACTTTTATCTGAAAAACTAACTAGGACTAGAGACCTGTGACACCTTAGATTGAGCACTGCTGATGAGCTGGAAAAGCAGCAAGACAGCAAACCTAGTTCTCACATGGGCAAAGGTTTACTCTAATTCTCAGAAGCAAAAGCTTGTCTTCTTAATGGTttcatctacaaaaaaaaccagCATGTGGGTCATTAAGAATTAAATCCTGAAATAGCAAAGAGCATACTAATATTGCAAATAACTCTAAtgcgggtggggtggggtgaggggtgggaggtATAGATAATAGCACTACTGAATTTGTTTGCATCCCCAAAATTCAACACATGCTTCCACTCGACATACTGACTAGGTTGTAAAAAAGGGAGTGTCTGATACAGACTACAGATGTTGGGAACAAACGTGGCAAGATGCTACCGAAGAGAGAAAAGGGGTGTTGGAATTCTTCACTGAGAAGCTCAGAAGCAGTTTTCACTCACTCAAACACTTACTACGCAGTACAAGACAGGCACAGACTAAGCCCACAGGGACATATAAGAAACAATTGTGGCATCATCTCTGCCTGAAAGGACTTCTCACAGTCTAGCAGAGAGCTACAAATGAAATAACCaaattacaaagtaaaaataaacaaaaaatagaggGCCACccaagaagtaaaaataaactgGTAAAGGAATTGGAATAGAAGACATCATCTTCTCACTAGGCCTGCAGGGGCCCCCTTTACAGGCAGAGAAATAAGTGCCAAGCCACTCACCTGTGGCTGGCTTCCGGAAGCCTCTCAGGAGCGGGGCAGGGTCCTGGGTGACCTCGGCCTGGCCATGAATAGCAGCGCTGCCCAGGGCCAGAgagccgctgctgctgctggacGGGCTGCCGCTCTCGCCATCAGCGTGGCAGCCCGAGAACCCTGAAGGCACAGCATTCCACTGGTCAAAAGTATCACAAGCCGCGCCCATGGCTCTCAGACAAGCTCACTTCTCCCAACTCTTCCTGAGATGCTGCCAGCAATACTGGG of Symphalangus syndactylus isolate Jambi chromosome 24, NHGRI_mSymSyn1-v2.1_pri, whole genome shotgun sequence contains these proteins:
- the ASXL1 gene encoding polycomb group protein ASXL1 isoform X9 — protein: MTPKQILQVIEAEGLKEMSGTSPLACLNAMLHSNSRGGEGLFYKLPGRISLFTLKKDALQWSRHPATVEGEEPEDTADVESCGSNEASTVSGENDVSLDETSSNASCSTESQSRPLSNPRDSYRASSQANKQKKKTGVMLPRVVLTPLKVNGAHVESASGFSGCHADGESGSPSSSSSGSLALGSAAIHGQAEVTQDPAPLLRGFRKPATGQMKRNRGEEIDFETPGSILVNTNLRALINSRTFHALPSHFQQQLLFLLPEVDRQVGTDGLLRLSSSALNNEFFTHAAQSWRERLADGEFTHEMQVRIRQEMEKEKKVEQWKEKFFEDYYGQKLGLTKEESLQQNVGQEEAEIKSGLCVPGESVRTQRGPATRQRDGHFKKRSRPDLRTRARRNLYKKQEPEQAGVAKDAKSVASDVPLYKDGEAKTDPAGLSSPHVPGTSSAAPDPEGPRFPVESVASWIQAEPDNLARASASPDRIPSLPQETVDQEPKDQKRKSFEQAASASFPEKKPRLEDRQSFRNTIESVHTEKPQPTKEEPKVPPIRIQLSRIKPPWVVKGQPTYQICPRIIPTTESSCRGWTGARTLADIKARALQVRGARGHHCHREAATTAIGGGGGPGGGGGGATDEGGGRGGSSGDGGEACGHSEPRGGPSTHGKCTSDLQRTQLLPPYPLNGEHTQAGTAMSRARREDLPSLRKEESCLLQRATVGLTDGLGDASQLPIAPTGDQPCQALPPLSSQTSVAERLVEQPQLHPDVRTECESGTTSWESDDEERGPTVLADNGLIPSLVGDDTLEKGTGQALDSHPTMKDPVNVTPSSTPESSPTDCLQNRPFDDELGLGGSCPPMRESDTRQENLKTKALISNSSVHWIPISSNDEVVKQPEPESREHVPSVEPQVGEEWEKAAPTPPALPGDLTAEEGLDPPDSLTSLWTVPSRGGNDSTGSYCQQVDIEKLKINGDSEALSPHSESTDTASDFEGHLTEDSSEADTSEAAVTKGSSVDKDEKPNWNQSASLSKVNGDLCLVTRTDGMVASQSWVSRVCAVRQKIPDSLLLANTEYQPRAVCLSRPGSSVEATNSLVMQLLQGNLPLEKVLPPAHNDSMSESPQVPLTKEQSHGSLRMGSLHGLGKNSGMVGGSSPSSLRALKEPLLPDSCETGTGLARIEATQAPGAPQKNSRAVPSFDSLHPVTNPITSSRKLEEMDSKEQFSSFSCEDQKEVCAMSQDSNSNAAPGKSPGDLATSRTPRFSSPNVISFGPEQTGRALGDQSNVTGQGKKLFGSGNVAATLQRPRPADPMSLPAEIPPVFPSGKLGPSTNSMSGGVQTPREDWAPKPHASVGSVKNEKTFVGGPLKANAENRKATGHSPLELMGHLQGMPFVMDLPFWKLPREPGKGLSEPLEPSSLPSQLSIKQAFYGKLSKLQLSSTSFNYSSSSPTFPKGLAGSVVQLSHKANFGASHSASLSLQMFTDSSTVESISLQCACSLKAMIMCQGCGAFCHDDCIGPSKLCVLCLVVR